Proteins encoded within one genomic window of Porphyromonadaceae bacterium W3.11:
- a CDS encoding ABC transporter permease produces MNEFKFAIRRFFKGGRLNIIKIISLGLGFAISFILLAKVAYELSYDDYIKDSDRVFFLKTTGGSINGGETKEYMGISGAVAPSMKKEIPQVEVATRWTSITGDSKIFTDQKSGISFNTAVLADEYFFDLITTDIISGDPKKILTQSMYCMISDEVADKIDGEVIGKQIQFKDFPGKYLTVGGVFKALPSNSSFDMDIIISMPSIGNFTWDGSENWLGNDRYTGLIKLTKGTNPEDIKESIYRMQQKYQDIDKIKEEYNAFWTYTPFPIRSLHFQDNIVSTTLSLVAIIGIVVLLMSLFNYLLLRITSIINSSRNTGIRKSLGAKKSDIMKGILADTITHLFFALLAGILFVLIFKKTIGDMLNTPLEAMLTPTTALVMLGVLFVSGLIISMGPGRIIAKQPLMNTIRNHQQSNRRWKIGLLFLEGLGVTFLLCTVYFVHKQYNHMLRLDKGYDVQNVYGVSTASIDSLGIKNSVEVLRNLPEVESVSLASVTPIDKYQSGDNLFDDSGKEIRNVSDYFWCDEYYFDLFKIPIVEGEGFDTAACHSKNAIVNETFAHHLVEDFGWTDGVIGKEINITSHSNPMTIIGVCKDFKTNRFGKVFLSDESVVIAGGAWYRFCEIMLIRIKDSEPESVKKVTDIINEYSIFGDTELISLEREMRNLFNGIQNLGHYTLFGATIAIIIALIGIIGYTEEEVTRRRKEIAIRKVNGASFGAILKLFITRYLRIGILSTTLGLAIAFIAIRSWVETQSEQVSLSPLYFILIGLGVLVATCLIMAIYCYFTANQNPTKYLTEE; encoded by the coding sequence CGTGTATTCTTCTTGAAAACCACCGGCGGCTCTATAAATGGAGGCGAAACAAAAGAGTATATGGGCATATCTGGTGCTGTAGCACCGAGTATGAAAAAAGAGATCCCTCAGGTAGAGGTGGCTACCCGCTGGACGAGTATCACAGGCGACTCTAAAATCTTCACAGACCAAAAGAGTGGTATCTCCTTTAATACAGCTGTCCTTGCAGATGAATACTTTTTTGACCTCATCACTACTGACATCATATCAGGAGACCCCAAAAAGATACTCACTCAGTCTATGTACTGTATGATTAGCGATGAGGTAGCTGATAAGATTGATGGTGAAGTCATAGGGAAGCAAATTCAGTTCAAAGATTTCCCTGGCAAATATCTCACTGTCGGCGGGGTATTTAAGGCACTACCAAGTAACTCTAGCTTTGATATGGATATTATTATTTCGATGCCATCTATCGGGAACTTCACTTGGGATGGCTCAGAAAACTGGTTAGGCAATGATAGATACACTGGTCTAATAAAGCTCACAAAAGGGACTAATCCAGAGGATATAAAAGAATCCATCTATAGGATGCAACAGAAATATCAAGATATCGATAAGATAAAAGAAGAATACAATGCATTCTGGACTTATACGCCATTTCCCATAAGGTCACTTCATTTTCAAGACAATATAGTCTCTACGACTCTATCCTTAGTAGCCATCATAGGTATTGTAGTCCTACTTATGTCACTATTCAACTACTTACTGCTACGCATAACCTCCATCATCAATAGTAGCAGAAATACTGGCATTCGGAAAAGCTTAGGTGCGAAGAAGTCAGATATCATGAAAGGTATCTTAGCAGATACCATCACCCACCTCTTTTTCGCTCTCTTGGCTGGTATCCTATTTGTCTTGATTTTCAAAAAGACCATAGGTGATATGCTTAATACACCTTTAGAAGCGATGTTGACACCCACCACAGCATTAGTAATGCTAGGAGTACTATTCGTCTCAGGACTTATCATCAGTATGGGACCAGGGCGAATTATCGCCAAGCAACCCTTAATGAATACCATCAGAAATCATCAGCAGTCTAACAGACGATGGAAAATAGGTCTTCTATTCCTTGAAGGACTCGGCGTTACGTTCCTACTCTGTACCGTTTACTTCGTACACAAGCAATACAACCACATGCTACGTCTAGATAAGGGATATGATGTGCAAAATGTGTATGGCGTTTCCACCGCCTCTATTGACAGCTTAGGGATTAAGAATAGCGTGGAGGTTCTTCGTAACCTTCCCGAGGTTGAGAGCGTTTCGCTCGCATCAGTAACGCCAATAGACAAATATCAAAGTGGTGATAATCTATTCGATGATAGTGGCAAAGAGATAAGAAACGTATCGGATTACTTCTGGTGCGACGAATACTACTTCGATCTATTTAAGATTCCTATTGTAGAAGGAGAAGGCTTTGACACAGCAGCATGCCACAGCAAGAATGCTATCGTTAATGAGACCTTTGCTCATCATCTAGTAGAAGACTTTGGATGGACGGATGGAGTTATCGGTAAGGAAATCAATATCACTAGTCACAGCAACCCGATGACCATCATAGGGGTATGTAAGGACTTTAAGACCAATAGGTTTGGAAAAGTATTTTTGAGTGATGAGAGCGTAGTCATCGCTGGAGGTGCTTGGTACCGTTTCTGTGAGATCATGCTCATTCGGATTAAAGATTCTGAGCCAGAAAGTGTGAAGAAAGTTACCGATATCATCAATGAATACTCCATTTTTGGGGATACAGAATTAATTTCTCTTGAAAGAGAAATGCGAAATCTCTTTAATGGCATTCAGAACCTTGGACATTATACTCTATTCGGAGCTACAATTGCCATCATTATCGCACTCATTGGCATCATAGGATACACTGAGGAGGAAGTAACCAGACGGCGCAAAGAGATAGCTATCCGCAAGGTCAATGGTGCATCCTTCGGAGCTATACTGAAGCTATTCATTACGAGATACCTCAGGATTGGTATCCTATCTACTACATTAGGATTGGCCATAGCATTTATTGCCATTCGTTCATGGGTCGAAACACAATCTGAGCAAGTCAGCCTATCACCCCTATATTTCATACTCATAGGGCTAGGGGTATTAGTAGCAACCTGCCTAATCATGGCGATCTACTGCTACTTTACAGCCAATCAGAACCCAACAAAGTACCTCACTGAAGAGTAA